TGGCGGCGGCGGACGGGCCGTGCGGTGGTCTGGCGGAGTTCGAGGGGATGCTCGCGCGGCGCGGTTACGAGCCGGTGCGCGAATGTGAGGAGTCTCGTGGCGAGTGCGGGCCGGGGGAGGGCGGCGGGGCGGTGGTGCGGATGCGCAACTGCCCGTTCCATGTGGTCGCGGAGGCTTTTCCTCCGCTGGTGTGCGGCATGAATCTGGCGTTGCTGGAGGGGTTGGCGGAGGGTGGGGGGCGGGTGCGGGTGCGGATGGACGCGCGTCCGGGCTGGTGCTGTGTGGTCGCGGAGGAGGCGGGGTCTGCCCCGCCGTCTAAAAACAATGAGGATTGACATAGAAACGAGGGGCATGGTGAGGTGATCCCATGACGGACGATCACCGCACCGCGGACGCCCCTGCCCGGGCCGAGGGGCCGCGCCATCACCTCGCCCAGTTCAACGTCGCGACCTTGAAGTTCCCCCTGGACGATCCGCGCGCGGCGGCGTTCGTGGAACTGCTCGACCCCGTGAACGCGCTCGCCGACTCCGCCCCGGGGTTCGTGTGGCGGCTGGTGGAGGAGGGGATGCCGGACGCGACGGGCATGCGGCCCGCCGGTACGGACGTGATCGTCACGTTCTCGGTGTGGGAGTCGCAGGAGGCGCTGTGGGATTTCGTGTACAAGTCCGTGCACCTGGAGTCGATGCGCCGCCGCCGTGAGTGGTTCCATCGGCACGCGGAGGCGCACCTGGTGCTGTGGTGGGTTCCGGCCGGGCACGTTCCGACGGTGGAGGAGGGGATGGAGCGGCTGGCGCTGCTGCGCGAGCGGGGGCCGTCGCCGCGCGCGTTCACGTTCGCGTCGTCCTACACCGCCGAGGAGGCGGGGCTCGCGCCGGTGTGAGCCCGCCGCCCCGCCCCGGCGGCGGGAGCGGAGCGGCCGGGGCGGCGGAAGGGTCAGCCGAGCAGGGCGGCGGTGTGGCGTCCGGCGGCGGCCGCGGTGAGGAAGTAGGCGAGGTCCTCGTCGAGGCGGCGGCCCATGGTGGACAGCCGGACGCCCCAGTCCCGTTCGGCGCCGGCGAGGGTGTCGCGGAGGCCGCCGACGGGGACGGGGACGAGCGTGTGCCGTTCGCCGAGGGGGGCGGCCTGCGCCGCGACCCGCGCGCCGAACTCGCCGCCGAGTTCGGGGACGGGGACGTCGGCGGGGGCGAGGGCGACGCGGCCGTAGGCGGTGAGGGAGTGGTGGGAGACGCCGATGTGGCGTTCCCGCCGGTCGCCCTCGCTGACGCGCAGCGAGCCGACGGGGCGTCCGCCGAGGACGGACGCGGCGTTGACGGCCTCGCCCGCCGAAACTCCGGAGAAGCCCCAGCGGGTGCCGGTCCCGAGGTTGCCGGGGCCCTGTGCGAGCACGGCGACCTCGGCGTCCAGGACGAGCCGTGCGGCGAGCAGCCCGGTGTGGACGGTGACGGCCTCCAGGTCCCCGCCGAACGCCTGCCCGACGGTGACGGTCGCCGTGAGGGCGCCCGCGTCCTTGAGCCGCGCGATCGACATGGAGAACCAGGACGGGAGCGCGCCGCCGTCGGGCATGACGTAGGCCACCCGTGTTCCCGGCCGGGCGGCGAGGAGCCCGGCGAGGATCGGCGGGAGGGCGGAGTGCAGGTCGGCGACGACGACGGGCATGCCGTCGAGGGAGTCGGCGTCGCGCAGGACGTCGTGGTGGGGGGAGTCCTGCTCGTCGGCGCCGAGGACGGTGGCCTGCAGGGGGGTGTAGCGGGCCTTGACGAGGTGGCCGGGGCCGGACGGGTCGGGCGGGAGCCGGTCGGGGATCGCGACGACCATCGCGTAGCCGCCGGTGCCCAGGCCCATCGCCAAGGCCGTAGTGTTGAGCAGGACGGTGTCGCCGGGTTCGGGGCGCCCCACCAGCGCGGGATAGGCCAGGGCGCGGTGCGCGCCGTCGCCCCCGATCACGACGTCCAGTTCGACCGCCCCCGGCCATTCGCGTCGGATGCCCTCAACTGTGCCTTTACGCCATCGGATCACACTGGGAAACGGTAGCGTCCTCAGGTGACGGGCGTGGGGGCGTTCGGGCCCGTGTACGGGGTTCCGGGGGCTCACGGAGCGAAGAGGTGGTGGCGAAGTGTCGCGGCGCAAGACCGAGCGCCTGCTGAATCTGGTGGTCTGCCTGCTCGCCACCCGGCGTTATCTGACGGCGGAGCAGATCCGGCGGGCGGTGCCGGGTTATCCGGACTCCGATGAGGCGTTCAAGCGGATGTTCGAGCGCGACAAAGAGGAGTTGCGCGAGCTGGGGGTGCCGCTGGAGGTCGGCAGCGATCTGCAGGGCGGGGGCGGCGAGGAGATCGGGTACCGGATCCCGCCGCAGGACTACGAGCTGCCCGAGGTGCACCTGACGCCGGACGAGGCGGCGGTGCTGGGCCTGGCGGCGCGCGTGTGGCAGCGCGCGAGCCTGGCGGAGGCGGCGTCGGGGGCGCTGCTGAAGCTGCGGGCGGCGGGTGTGGAGACCGACGCGTCGTCGGCCGTGGGGATCGAGCCGCGGGTCGACACCGGTGAGCCCGCGTTCCCCGCCCTGTGGGAGGCGGTCCGGGATGGGCGGCCGGTCGCGTTCGACTACCGGGCGATCGGGCGGACGTCGGTGACGCGGCGGCACCTGGAGCCGTGGGGCGTGGTCAGCAGGCGGGGCCGCTGGTACGTGGTGGGGTTCGACCGGGACCGTGACGAGGAGCGGGTGTTCCGGCTGAGCCGCATCGACGGAGAGGTCGCGGCGGACGGCCCGGCGGGATCGGTGACGGTCCCGGACGGCGTGGACGTGCGGCGCATCGCGTTCGACCGGAGCGAGCCGGTGACCGAGCCGCGCCCGGCGACGGTGCGGCTGCGGGCGGGCGCCGCGCAGGGCCCCCGCCGGTGGGCGCGCGACGTGCGCCCGTCGGGCGAGGCCGGGTGGGACGAGGCCGTCCTGACGTTCCGGGACGTGGAGCGGTTCGCGCCGTATCTGGTGCGGTTCGCCGACGACGTGGTCGTGGTGGATCCGCCGGATCTGCGCGACGCGGTGATCCAGCAGCTGAAGTCGGTGCTGGCGGCGGGGGAGCCGGACGTGGCCGGCGGCGGGGAGATCGAGGACGGGACGGTGAGCGCGCGATGACCGCCAGGACCGGCGGCAGGGCGGCGAAGGGCGGCGCGGGCGGCGCGGCGAAGCAGGCGGCGGCGTCGACGGGGCGGCTCGCGCGGCTGCTGGCGCTCGTCCCGTACGTCGTCAGCCGCGACACCGTCGCGCTGGAGGAGGCCGCGGCGGCGTTCGGGGTGAGCGAGAAGCAGCTGATCGACGATCTGAACCTGCTGTGGTGCGTGGAGCTGCGCGCGCCGGACCCGTACTGCCCGATCGATCTGTCCTATGAGGGCGGGGAGATCACCGTGGCGGAGGCGGAGTCGATCGCGCGGCCGCTGCGGCTGAAGGTCGACGAGGCCAGTGCGCTGCTGGTGGCGCTGCGGATGCTCGCGGAGATCCCGGACCTGCACGACCGGGACGCGCTCAGCCGCGTCATCGCGAAGCTGGAGGGCGCCGCGGGCGCGGCGGCGGCGCCGAGCGCGCAGGTCGCGGTGGAGGTGGACGCCCGTGACGTCGCCGTGGGCGGCGGGGCGCCGGGGGCGCGCACGGTGCTGGGGACGCTGCGGGACGCGGTGGCCGCCGGGCGCCGCGTGCACCTGGCGTACTACGTTCCGGCGCGCGACGAGAACACCGAGCGCGACGTCGATCCGATGCGGCTGCTGGTGGTGGAGGGCAACACCTACCTGGAGGGGTGGTGCCGGCGGGCGGAGGCGGTGCGGCTGTTCAAGCTCGACCGCGTCACGGCGCTGGCGGTGCTCGACGAGCCGGCCGAGGTGCCCGACCACGCGGAGCCGATCGACGTGGACGCCGGGCTGTTCCGGCCGTCGCCGCAGGACGTGCGGGTGACGCTGGAGCTGACGCCGCGCGGCCGGTGGGTCGCCGACTACTACCCGTGCGAGAGCGTCGAGGAGCTGGGGGAGGGGCGGCTGCGGGTGGTGCTGCCGACGCCCGACACGCGGTGGGTGCGGGGGCTGGCGCTGCGGCTGGGCGATCAGGGGCGGGTCGTGGCGCCGGCGTCGGTCGCCGAGGGCGTCCGCGACGACGCCGCCCGCGCCCTCGCGCGGTACGGGCTGGGCTGACCGTGGACCGCCGGTTCCTCCCGGAAAAGGCCGGTAGATCACGGTCCCGGTGCTGAACGCGGCGCCGGGATCGGCTACCGTGGCGGACGTGGCGTGGGTAGTGGTTTCGGTGACGGCGGGCTTCGTCGGCCTGGCCGTGCTCGCCTGCTGCGCGTTCAAGGTGTACCTGGGCGTGCGGCGGTTCGGACGTGAACTGGAGCGCACCAGATCGCGGCTGGCACCGAAACAGTCGGCGCTGCGGGATGAACTCTCTCGACTCGAGGGATCTCGGGCGCCACAAGCGCGCGAAGACGGCGTACGATCGTCGTGAGGACCCCTGCTGAAGAGGATTTGTCATGGCTGGACTTGGCACGACCGAAATTCTGATCATCCTGGCGGTGGTGCTGCTGCTGTTCGGGTCGGCGAAGCTGCCGCAGCTCGCCCGGTCGCTGGGCAAGTCCGCCCGGATCTTGAAGGCCGAGACCAAGGGCCTGCACGACGACGATGACGACGGCCGCGCGGCGCAGTCGTCCCAGGCGCAGCCGGCCCAGGCGGCGCAGCAGGACGCGCCCGCGGACGCCTCCGGCGCGGCGCAGGGCGCGCGCGGCCGGCAGGCGCTCGGCTCCGGTGAGCCGCTGCAGGGCGTCCCGGTGTCGGACCCGGGCCAGGCGCGCAAGGGCTGAGGCCCGCGGCGGCGCCCGCCGCCGCCCTTTCGCGGCGGTCGTCCCCTCTGTCGAGGGCCGCCGCCGCATCGACCCCCGGACCGACTTCGAGCCCGAAAGCCGACGATGAAGCTGAGCAGGCGCAGCGCCGCACCCGACGGCCGCATGCCCCTCATGGAGCACCTCCGTGAGCTGCGAAACCGGTTGGTGAAGGCGATCCTCGGATTGCTGGTCGGCGCGATCATCGGCTGGATCTTCTTCGACCCGATCTGGGACTGGCTGAAGCAGCCCTACACGCGGATCCCCGCGGAGCACTGCCTGGACGGCAAGTGCGACCTGGTCGTGCACGGCATCTTCGACGGGTTCTTCGTGCACCTGAAGGTCGCGCTGATCATCGGGGCGGTGCTGTCGTCGCCGGTGTGGCTGTACCAGCTGTGGGCGTTCGTGGCGCCCGGCCTGTACGGGCGGGAGAAGCGCTGGACGTACACGTTCATGGCGGCGGCCGTGCCGCTGTTCTTCGCGGGCGGCTACCTGGCGTACCTGACGATGGACAAGGGCCTGGAAATCTTCATCGGGCTCGCGCCGGGCGACACCACCGTGCTCGTCGGCGTCCAGGACTACCTGAGCTACGCCCAGGCGATGCTGTTCATCTTCGGGCTGACGTTCGAGCTGCCGCTGTTCGTCGTGGTGCTGAACATGGCGGGCGTGCTCACGCACGAGCGGATCCGCAAGTCCCGCCGGATGCTGTGGTTCGGCGTGTTCGTGTTCGCCGCGATCGCCACCCCCAGCCAGGACCCCTTCACCATGCTGGCGCTGGCCCTCCCGACGATCGTGCTGTTCGAGATCGCCGAGCTGATCGCGTACGTGCACGATCGGCGGCTCGCCGCGCGGCCCGACCCGTACGAGGGCCTGGCGGACGACGAGGCGTCCCCGCTCGACCTCGAGGCGATCGACGCCGAACTGGAGAAGGGCGGCGGCCGCGCCCGCTGACGCCGGGCGCGCCTTCCCCGCGACCCGCCGGGATCCGGTTCGTTATGGATTGGGAATCGGGCGGGTCGAAACCGTAGGCTCGAAGACATGACCTCCCCCGACACAACGTCGACCGGGCGGCGCGCCGAGGACGAGACCGGGAGCACCCCGGCCTCCAGGTACGCGGCCTACCGCAGGCGCACCGCCGGGAACGGCCCCGCCCTGCTGGACTTCCGCACCCTGTACGACTTCGAGCTGGACGCTTTCCAGCTGCGGGCGTGCCAGGCGCTGGAGGACGGCAGCGGCGTGCTCGTCGCGGCGCCCACCGGCTCCGGCAAGACCGTCGTCGGGGAGTTCGCCGTGCACCTCGCGCTCGCCGGCGGCGCCAAATGCTTCTACACCACGCCGATCAAGGCGCTGTCGAACCAGAAGTA
The nucleotide sequence above comes from Actinomadura algeriensis. Encoded proteins:
- a CDS encoding DUF3291 domain-containing protein produces the protein MTDDHRTADAPARAEGPRHHLAQFNVATLKFPLDDPRAAAFVELLDPVNALADSAPGFVWRLVEEGMPDATGMRPAGTDVIVTFSVWESQEALWDFVYKSVHLESMRRRREWFHRHAEAHLVLWWVPAGHVPTVEEGMERLALLRERGPSPRAFTFASSYTAEEAGLAPV
- a CDS encoding DUF3866 family protein, producing the protein MIRWRKGTVEGIRREWPGAVELDVVIGGDGAHRALAYPALVGRPEPGDTVLLNTTALAMGLGTGGYAMVVAIPDRLPPDPSGPGHLVKARYTPLQATVLGADEQDSPHHDVLRDADSLDGMPVVVADLHSALPPILAGLLAARPGTRVAYVMPDGGALPSWFSMSIARLKDAGALTATVTVGQAFGGDLEAVTVHTGLLAARLVLDAEVAVLAQGPGNLGTGTRWGFSGVSAGEAVNAASVLGGRPVGSLRVSEGDRRERHIGVSHHSLTAYGRVALAPADVPVPELGGEFGARVAAQAAPLGERHTLVPVPVGGLRDTLAGAERDWGVRLSTMGRRLDEDLAYFLTAAAAGRHTAALLG
- a CDS encoding helix-turn-helix transcriptional regulator, whose product is MSRRKTERLLNLVVCLLATRRYLTAEQIRRAVPGYPDSDEAFKRMFERDKEELRELGVPLEVGSDLQGGGGEEIGYRIPPQDYELPEVHLTPDEAAVLGLAARVWQRASLAEAASGALLKLRAAGVETDASSAVGIEPRVDTGEPAFPALWEAVRDGRPVAFDYRAIGRTSVTRRHLEPWGVVSRRGRWYVVGFDRDRDEERVFRLSRIDGEVAADGPAGSVTVPDGVDVRRIAFDRSEPVTEPRPATVRLRAGAAQGPRRWARDVRPSGEAGWDEAVLTFRDVERFAPYLVRFADDVVVVDPPDLRDAVIQQLKSVLAAGEPDVAGGGEIEDGTVSAR
- a CDS encoding helix-turn-helix transcriptional regulator, with product MTARTGGRAAKGGAGGAAKQAAASTGRLARLLALVPYVVSRDTVALEEAAAAFGVSEKQLIDDLNLLWCVELRAPDPYCPIDLSYEGGEITVAEAESIARPLRLKVDEASALLVALRMLAEIPDLHDRDALSRVIAKLEGAAGAAAAPSAQVAVEVDARDVAVGGGAPGARTVLGTLRDAVAAGRRVHLAYYVPARDENTERDVDPMRLLVVEGNTYLEGWCRRAEAVRLFKLDRVTALAVLDEPAEVPDHAEPIDVDAGLFRPSPQDVRVTLELTPRGRWVADYYPCESVEELGEGRLRVVLPTPDTRWVRGLALRLGDQGRVVAPASVAEGVRDDAARALARYGLG
- the tatA gene encoding Sec-independent protein translocase subunit TatA, producing MAGLGTTEILIILAVVLLLFGSAKLPQLARSLGKSARILKAETKGLHDDDDDGRAAQSSQAQPAQAAQQDAPADASGAAQGARGRQALGSGEPLQGVPVSDPGQARKG
- the tatC gene encoding twin-arginine translocase subunit TatC; translated protein: MKLSRRSAAPDGRMPLMEHLRELRNRLVKAILGLLVGAIIGWIFFDPIWDWLKQPYTRIPAEHCLDGKCDLVVHGIFDGFFVHLKVALIIGAVLSSPVWLYQLWAFVAPGLYGREKRWTYTFMAAAVPLFFAGGYLAYLTMDKGLEIFIGLAPGDTTVLVGVQDYLSYAQAMLFIFGLTFELPLFVVVLNMAGVLTHERIRKSRRMLWFGVFVFAAIATPSQDPFTMLALALPTIVLFEIAELIAYVHDRRLAARPDPYEGLADDEASPLDLEAIDAELEKGGGRAR